In Oryza sativa Japonica Group chromosome 11, ASM3414082v1, the following are encoded in one genomic region:
- the LOC107279504 gene encoding uncharacterized protein — protein MMASPASKRAAVVLLVVVASVMMATPSEAMRPRRKAAALVSSEARVLRFPGFPGSRQRFPGFPGARPSPRAAPPKPSPPSSSSSSVPGLPLSPPAGALPPPCGRSSQTTPPGTLIPGMPGSGGSSSSAPDCVTSLAGLTTCASFLTGAEAETPTPASECCGGLGMFLNSTAAAAEGDRTLRCLCPVILGDVNRMLPKPVDPVRMMYLPIACGLVLPPQVLFICFTGQPNPPVLSRVPDSWSTLSSAMSP, from the exons atgatggcgTCACCGGCATCcaagcgcgccgccgtcgtcttgcTCGTCGTGGTTGCTTCTGTGATGATGGCGACGCCGTCGGAAGCGATGAGACCGAGGAGGAAGGCAGCCGCCTTGGTCTCGTCGGAGGCCCGCGTCCTCCGCTTCCCCGGCTTCCCGGGAAGCCGCCAGCGCTTCCCGGGGTTCCCCGGAGCCAGGCCGTCGCCGCGTGCGGCGCCGCCGAAGCCAtcaccaccgtcgtcgtcgtcgtcgtcagtcCCCGGTCTGCCACTGTCTCCACCCGCgggggcgctgccgccgccgtgcggGAGGTCGTCGCAGACGACGCCGCCGGGCACCTTGATCCCGGGCATGCCGGGCAGCGGcggttcgtcgtcgtcggcgccggactGCGTGACGTCGCTGGCGGGGCTGACGACGTGCGCGTCGTTCCTgacgggggcggaggcggagacgcCAACGCCGGCGAGCGAGTGCTGCGGCGGGCTGGGGATGTTCCTGaacagcacggcggcggcggctgagggtgACCGGACGTTGAGGTGCCTGTGCCCGGTGATCCTCGGCGACGTCAACCGGATGCTGCCCAAGCCGGTGGATCCCGTCAGGATGATGTACCTCCCCATCGCCTGCGGCCTCGTCCTCCCGCCTCAAGTCCTCTTCATCTGCTTCA CCGGGCAGCCTAACCCACCGGTGCTCTCCCG